Proteins encoded by one window of Methanothermobacter sp. K4:
- the gatB gene encoding Asp-tRNA(Asn)/Glu-tRNA(Gln) amidotransferase subunit GatB, protein MKCGLEIHVQLDTRSKLFCRCPTDYQDAPPNTNICPVCLNQPGAKPHPPNRSALEGALKIALMLDCRINPEITYFMRKHYNYPDLPSGYQRTSIPVGLEGELNGVRIREVHIEEDPGQYKPDHGVVDFNRSGIPLIEIVTEPDMRSPEEARNFLRELIRVLEYSGCARGEGTMRADVNISLEGGRRVEIKNINSIKGAYRALKFEMVRQKNLLKRGVEVKQETRAFLESQMITVSMRLKEEAEDYRYIPDPDLPPMHFEDELVDGIRDGIPEAPHLKVKRFMEEYGLREEDARVLTSELELADAFEEVAASIDPEFAALWMRDELKRVLYYNRVSFAESSITPQNIVELLEMIQKKEVTTKAAKKIIEEMPFNTRSPREIATEMGLIGIIDESRVIEAVEQAIRENPQAVQDYHDGKEAAINFLVGQVMRITRGKAEPERTVELIKERI, encoded by the coding sequence ATGAAATGTGGCCTTGAAATTCATGTTCAGCTTGACACCAGATCAAAGCTATTCTGCAGATGCCCGACAGATTACCAGGATGCCCCCCCAAACACAAATATATGTCCGGTGTGCCTCAACCAGCCAGGGGCCAAACCACATCCGCCAAACAGGAGCGCCCTTGAGGGGGCTCTGAAGATCGCCCTCATGCTTGACTGCAGAATAAACCCTGAGATCACATACTTCATGCGTAAGCACTACAACTACCCGGACCTCCCATCAGGTTACCAGAGGACATCAATACCCGTGGGACTCGAAGGGGAGCTCAACGGCGTTAGGATCAGGGAGGTGCACATAGAGGAGGACCCTGGTCAGTATAAACCGGACCATGGTGTAGTTGACTTCAACAGGTCAGGCATACCCCTCATCGAAATTGTTACAGAGCCGGACATGAGGTCACCCGAGGAGGCCAGGAACTTCCTCAGGGAACTCATAAGGGTGCTGGAGTACAGTGGCTGTGCCCGTGGTGAGGGCACGATGAGGGCCGACGTCAACATATCCCTTGAGGGGGGCCGCAGGGTTGAGATAAAGAACATAAACTCAATAAAGGGTGCCTACAGGGCCCTTAAGTTTGAGATGGTGAGGCAGAAGAACCTCCTGAAGAGAGGTGTTGAGGTTAAGCAGGAAACGCGTGCATTTCTTGAATCACAGATGATAACCGTTTCCATGAGGCTCAAGGAGGAGGCAGAGGACTACAGATACATACCTGATCCTGACCTCCCCCCAATGCACTTTGAAGATGAACTGGTGGATGGTATCAGGGATGGAATACCAGAGGCACCCCACCTCAAGGTGAAACGCTTCATGGAGGAATATGGTTTAAGGGAGGAGGACGCAAGGGTGCTGACCTCAGAACTGGAACTTGCAGATGCCTTTGAGGAGGTTGCAGCATCCATAGACCCTGAGTTTGCGGCTCTCTGGATGCGGGACGAACTCAAGAGGGTGCTCTACTACAACAGGGTGAGCTTTGCAGAAAGCAGTATAACCCCCCAGAATATTGTGGAACTCCTTGAGATGATACAGAAGAAGGAGGTAACCACCAAGGCCGCCAAAAAGATCATAGAGGAAATGCCATTTAACACCAGGAGCCCCCGGGAGATAGCCACCGAAATGGGGCTCATAGGAATCATAGATGAATCCCGGGTCATAGAGGCTGTTGAGCAGGCTATAAGGGAAAACCCCCAGGCAGTCCAGGATTACCATGATGGTAAGGAGGCTGCCATAAACTTCCTGGTGGGGCAGGTGATGAGAATCACCCGTGGAAAGGCAGAGCCTGAACGGACAGTTGAACTGATAAAGGAAAGGATCTGA
- a CDS encoding radical SAM protein, whose protein sequence is MNVIESLKEMDILKLMNRASEITLKHHGDIITLERAVFLSWWCERGDCAFCYMSTQKPRIREPSKARRNVNAILAEAEICRRLGWNIEFLSGGYGSFSPQEIKGIAERIRDITGSPVWLNTGITPDLEIYGDEVEGITGALEVANPDLQRKLCPSKPREDIAEMLEAARDLGFRRGITIILGVGETPDDLRYLFEFIGDLEIDRVTFYALNPHEGTVFENQPQPATLYYAGTVAATRIEFPDLEIITGTWMDNLGSIGPLVLSGANGITKFPLFKMFGTSYGKRVEEEVRWAGRRLAGTFTDVERLRRGRSYPEIDPFIERYVNGCLKNLKLL, encoded by the coding sequence ATGAACGTTATAGAATCACTGAAGGAAATGGATATACTCAAATTGATGAACAGGGCCAGTGAGATCACCCTCAAACATCATGGGGATATCATAACACTGGAAAGGGCAGTTTTTCTCTCATGGTGGTGTGAAAGGGGGGACTGTGCCTTCTGCTATATGAGCACACAGAAACCACGAATAAGGGAACCATCAAAGGCCAGAAGAAATGTAAACGCCATACTGGCAGAGGCCGAAATATGCAGGAGGCTGGGGTGGAACATAGAGTTCCTCTCAGGTGGCTATGGTTCATTCTCCCCCCAGGAGATAAAGGGGATCGCAGAGAGAATAAGGGATATAACAGGATCCCCCGTCTGGCTGAACACCGGAATAACCCCCGATCTTGAAATATACGGTGATGAAGTGGAGGGTATAACAGGGGCGCTGGAGGTTGCAAACCCTGACCTTCAGAGGAAACTGTGCCCCAGCAAACCACGAGAAGACATAGCTGAAATGCTTGAGGCAGCCAGGGACCTGGGATTCAGGAGGGGCATCACCATAATACTGGGAGTCGGTGAGACACCCGATGACCTCAGATACCTCTTCGAATTTATAGGGGATCTTGAAATAGACCGTGTGACCTTCTATGCCCTCAACCCCCATGAGGGGACGGTGTTTGAGAATCAGCCCCAGCCCGCCACCCTGTATTATGCAGGAACAGTTGCCGCTACAAGGATAGAGTTCCCTGACCTGGAGATCATCACAGGTACCTGGATGGATAACCTTGGAAGTATAGGTCCCCTGGTCCTCAGCGGGGCCAATGGAATAACCAAATTCCCACTTTTCAAGATGTTCGGCACTTCCTACGGAAAGCGTGTTGAGGAGGAGGTTAGGTGGGCCGGGAGGAGACTTGCAGGTACATTCACAGATGTGGAGAGGCTCAGAAGGGGCAGGTCCTACCCTGAAATTGACCCCTTCATAGAGAGGTATGTTAATGGATGTCTGAAAAATCTTAAATTGCTTTAA
- a CDS encoding zinc ribbon domain-containing protein, producing MRLIDMVYCPSCGERNREGSRFCRNCGTLLEEKPLKSRFMSGDFREPTVKRELQRKEFSDTRKEGFEWDTALRGALVLVILMVILGRIFGFTGAIAALMVSVIYVLSSSRRKSQSLMIVFVALVMAATASALFSI from the coding sequence TTGAGGCTGATTGATATGGTTTACTGCCCAAGCTGTGGCGAAAGAAACAGGGAGGGATCAAGGTTCTGCAGGAACTGTGGAACCCTCCTTGAGGAAAAACCACTCAAATCCAGGTTCATGTCCGGGGATTTCAGAGAACCCACCGTTAAAAGGGAGCTCCAGAGGAAAGAGTTCAGTGATACCAGAAAGGAGGGTTTCGAGTGGGATACCGCCCTGCGCGGCGCACTGGTGCTCGTGATCCTCATGGTGATCCTTGGCAGAATATTTGGATTCACGGGTGCTATAGCAGCCCTCATGGTATCTGTAATCTATGTGCTTTCATCCTCCAGGAGAAAGTCCCAGTCACTGATGATCGTGTTTGTGGCTCTTGTGATGGCAGCGACGGCGTCAGCATTATTCAGCATATGA
- the hjc gene encoding Holliday junction resolvase Hjc has protein sequence MVRDGSRGERDLVKLLWEKDFAAMRAPASGGATKKPLPDIIAGNGEIYLAIEVKMTSGERIYIDSGKIKGLLEFSEIFGAEPYIGVKFRYRDWIFLSPADLEMTPSENYRLDLDIALERGRDIHEITGRERQTRLR, from the coding sequence ATGGTTAGGGATGGATCGCGGGGAGAGAGGGACCTTGTGAAACTCCTCTGGGAAAAGGATTTTGCTGCCATGAGGGCACCGGCCTCTGGGGGGGCCACGAAGAAACCCCTTCCTGATATCATAGCAGGGAACGGAGAAATATACCTTGCAATCGAGGTCAAGATGACATCAGGTGAACGCATATACATTGATTCAGGGAAGATAAAGGGGCTTCTGGAGTTCTCAGAAATATTCGGCGCAGAACCCTATATTGGGGTAAAATTCAGGTACAGGGACTGGATCTTTCTCTCACCGGCTGACCTTGAGATGACACCATCAGAAAATTACAGGCTTGACCTTGATATTGCCCTTGAGAGGGGCAGGGATATACATGAGATCACCGGCCGCGAAAGGCAGACCCGACTCAGATGA
- a CDS encoding MBL fold metallo-hydrolase, whose amino-acid sequence MIQKFDNIIAIEGTLFDSNIYILGDTVVDTGTGMNPDNLMSRIRMAGVDPDTIKHIVNTHCHFDHTGGNRLFDADIAIHSLDADALREGDDAKTVAYMFSASMEPMEVAVEIGGGDFIGDFEVIHTPGHTPGCICLYDGSSLISGDTVFADGGFGRVDVGGDINELAESIKKLMKLDIEYLFPGHGPWVDNGSRHVELAATFLGIG is encoded by the coding sequence ATGATACAGAAATTCGATAATATAATAGCGATTGAAGGAACCCTTTTTGATTCTAACATATACATCCTCGGAGACACGGTGGTTGATACAGGGACCGGTATGAACCCTGATAACCTCATGAGTAGGATAAGAATGGCGGGTGTTGACCCCGACACCATAAAGCATATAGTGAACACCCACTGCCACTTTGACCATACCGGTGGAAACAGGCTCTTCGATGCAGATATAGCAATTCACAGTCTTGATGCAGACGCACTCAGGGAGGGGGACGATGCCAAAACGGTTGCCTACATGTTCTCGGCATCCATGGAGCCAATGGAAGTGGCTGTTGAAATCGGGGGTGGGGACTTCATAGGTGACTTTGAGGTTATACACACACCCGGTCACACACCCGGATGCATATGCCTCTATGATGGCAGTTCACTCATCTCAGGGGACACGGTTTTTGCCGATGGGGGATTCGGTCGGGTAGATGTGGGTGGAGACATCAATGAACTCGCAGAGTCCATTAAAAAACTCATGAAACTCGACATTGAGTACCTATTCCCTGGTCACGGGCCATGGGTTGATAATGGTTCAAGGCATGTGGAACTGGCCGCGACCTTCCTTGGGATAGGGTAA
- a CDS encoding TrkA family potassium uptake protein, whose amino-acid sequence MYVVIMGGGRVGLTLANLLISDGNDVTLIENDETLCANAAVELDALVICGNGTDIKTLEEANINNADVFVAATGNDEANLLSCILVREYNIPKIIARVSNPDHEDAFKKVGIDHVISPERTAAGYLEKLITRPKVADLIVLGHGDAEILDMEIKSSKIVGKKVKDVSPTEKYIIVAIYSNGDLIIPQPDMVLERGAKISVLVKTEAVNEVTKKFTG is encoded by the coding sequence ATGTATGTTGTTATAATGGGCGGAGGAAGAGTTGGTTTAACACTTGCAAACCTCCTTATATCAGATGGAAATGATGTGACTCTCATAGAAAATGATGAAACGCTCTGTGCCAATGCTGCAGTTGAACTGGACGCCCTTGTGATCTGCGGTAACGGTACAGACATAAAAACCCTCGAAGAGGCCAACATAAACAATGCAGATGTCTTTGTTGCGGCCACAGGGAATGATGAGGCCAACCTTCTAAGCTGCATACTCGTGAGGGAGTACAATATACCAAAGATCATAGCAAGGGTCAGCAACCCGGACCACGAGGACGCCTTCAAGAAGGTTGGCATAGATCACGTTATAAGCCCTGAGAGGACCGCTGCAGGTTACCTTGAGAAACTGATAACGAGGCCAAAGGTGGCTGACCTCATCGTCCTTGGGCATGGGGATGCCGAGATCCTTGATATGGAGATAAAGAGCAGTAAAATTGTTGGGAAGAAGGTCAAGGATGTTTCGCCAACTGAAAAGTACATCATTGTGGCCATATACAGTAACGGTGACCTCATAATACCCCAGCCGGATATGGTCCTTGAGAGGGGAGCCAAGATATCTGTACTTGTAAAGACCGAGGCTGTGAATGAGGTTACAAAGAAATTCACAGGATAA
- a CDS encoding TrkH family potassium uptake protein: MRYIGKRDLFTVGKYLGNIMQGIGFVVALPLIVALIYGEGDFLSFIVPSIISFSIGTVLKRYSPEECAIRLKHGMMVACLAWLWAGLIGSLIMMSALNIDFANAFFENMSAWTGSGLTVFSNVEALPKSILFLRSLEQWIGGLGVVIVVIGVLIRPGTAAARLYKSEAREERIKPSIANTVRTIWWIYLTYTVLGIVLYGLTGMPLFDAINNTLTNLSTGGMSIKNLNIGYYRSDAVYLVTMFLMILGGTSFLVHYQAIKGRFSNVLRDIQLQATFAFITLFTVLSIYIGGVAPLESVYHVISALSCTGSSISSTSQMVAWSGYFKIVLIICMLTGMAAGSTTGAVKIIRVITVLKGVYWDIMRILAPEGSVIPRKISCKSVSDAEIREAGSYISLYFILLFFTWSVLVTYGYDPLNSLFEAASAQGNVGLSMGITSFNLPLIPKIALIISMWLGRLEIIPVLVLIRGLVEAFKVN; encoded by the coding sequence ATGAGATACATTGGAAAGAGGGACCTTTTTACCGTTGGAAAGTATCTTGGCAATATAATGCAGGGGATAGGCTTCGTTGTTGCATTACCCCTCATTGTTGCACTGATCTACGGTGAAGGAGATTTTTTAAGTTTTATTGTGCCCTCAATTATCTCGTTCAGCATTGGAACTGTGCTAAAGAGATATTCCCCTGAGGAATGCGCCATACGCCTGAAACATGGTATGATGGTTGCATGTCTTGCCTGGCTCTGGGCCGGACTTATAGGTAGCCTCATAATGATGTCAGCCCTTAACATCGATTTTGCAAATGCCTTCTTTGAGAACATGTCTGCATGGACAGGCAGTGGACTCACAGTTTTCTCCAATGTTGAAGCACTCCCAAAATCAATTCTATTCTTAAGAAGTCTTGAACAGTGGATTGGTGGGCTTGGTGTTGTTATCGTTGTTATAGGTGTTCTAATAAGACCTGGTACGGCTGCTGCACGTTTATACAAGTCCGAGGCACGGGAGGAACGGATAAAACCCAGCATAGCAAACACCGTCAGGACTATCTGGTGGATCTACCTCACTTACACGGTCCTCGGGATCGTCCTCTATGGGCTGACAGGTATGCCCCTCTTTGATGCCATCAACAACACCCTCACAAACCTCTCAACGGGGGGAATGTCCATAAAGAACCTCAACATCGGCTACTACCGTAGCGATGCTGTGTACCTTGTAACCATGTTTCTCATGATACTTGGGGGAACAAGCTTCCTTGTACACTACCAGGCCATAAAGGGAAGATTCTCAAATGTTTTGAGGGATATACAGCTGCAGGCAACCTTTGCCTTCATAACCCTTTTCACGGTCCTTTCGATCTACATTGGTGGTGTTGCCCCCCTTGAATCTGTCTACCATGTGATATCAGCCCTCAGCTGCACCGGTTCAAGTATAAGTTCAACCAGTCAGATGGTTGCCTGGTCAGGGTACTTCAAGATAGTTCTAATAATATGCATGCTCACAGGTATGGCAGCAGGTTCAACCACAGGGGCTGTGAAGATAATCCGTGTCATAACTGTACTGAAGGGTGTCTACTGGGACATCATGAGGATACTGGCACCAGAGGGTTCTGTTATACCAAGAAAGATATCATGCAAGTCTGTGAGTGACGCTGAGATAAGGGAGGCCGGTTCATACATAAGCCTTTACTTTATCCTTCTCTTTTTCACATGGTCAGTTCTTGTAACCTATGGATATGACCCCCTCAACTCCCTCTTTGAGGCGGCCTCTGCCCAGGGAAACGTTGGGCTCAGTATGGGGATAACCAGTTTCAATCTCCCCCTGATACCAAAAATAGCCCTCATAATCAGCATGTGGCTTGGAAGACTCGAGATAATCCCTGTTCTTGTGTTAATACGTGGTTTAGTGGAGGCCTTCAAGGTTAACTGA
- a CDS encoding TRAM domain-containing protein — translation MFGDNYYRKETYSTPVNVGEEYEVKIEDLGRDGDGIARVEGFVVFVPGAGVGDEVKIRISATRRKFAFAEVVE, via the coding sequence TTGTTTGGAGATAACTACTACAGGAAGGAAACCTACTCCACACCCGTCAATGTTGGTGAGGAGTATGAAGTTAAAATTGAAGACCTTGGCAGAGATGGCGATGGAATAGCCCGTGTTGAAGGTTTTGTTGTTTTTGTACCTGGTGCAGGTGTCGGAGACGAAGTTAAAATAAGGATAAGTGCAACCAGGCGCAAGTTTGCTTTCGCTGAAGTTGTAGAATAA
- a CDS encoding metallophosphoesterase translates to MVCLIGLVADSHDNLDSIRKAVNLFNRESVDLVIHAGDLISPFTAQEFGRLEMRFEAIFGNNDGERDGLRAAYSELTELSEFKELEFDGLKIAVIHGHDRQILDCVVECGKYDLVVTGHTHEKSIVSAETIMVNPGELCGYISGESTLALFDTDRLSCEFVRL, encoded by the coding sequence GTGGTTTGTTTGATAGGACTGGTGGCTGATTCACATGATAACCTTGATTCAATAAGGAAGGCGGTCAATTTATTCAACAGGGAATCTGTGGATCTTGTTATACATGCAGGGGATTTAATATCGCCATTCACTGCACAGGAATTTGGAAGGCTTGAAATGAGATTTGAGGCCATATTTGGAAACAATGATGGTGAAAGGGATGGGCTGCGTGCAGCGTACTCTGAACTCACAGAGCTATCTGAATTTAAGGAACTGGAATTTGATGGCTTGAAAATAGCTGTTATACATGGCCATGACAGGCAGATCCTTGACTGTGTTGTTGAATGTGGTAAATATGACCTTGTGGTAACCGGCCACACCCATGAAAAGAGCATTGTGAGTGCAGAAACCATAATGGTTAATCCAGGTGAACTCTGCGGCTACATTTCAGGGGAGAGTACGCTGGCGCTATTTGACACAGACAGGCTTTCGTGTGAATTTGTAAGGCTTTGA
- a CDS encoding UPF0104 family protein → MKHKGAILIAIGVLALAVMISLIGPGEIEEALRKANPLYVIMAVALEFIILGLFTVRWALTMGAVSINIRKRHLFPMLLVGMAINNLTPSARGGGEPVRAYILGKYSRASMEAAFATVIADRGLDTFPFIFLAILTIVAIVLYFELSPWIVAALIVSVIIITAAFFLALYISIDRESGERILGWVLGIVRRFYRKNYEKLEKRLRNALREFQSTMRIMLADKRVLLYGIPLSFILWLLEIIRVYLVFEAFGTSVSLIVIAEVFILATLIGMIPLLPGGLGAVDGVMIVFYSAAGVSPSVSAAVTVVERLISFWMISAMGVASLPYFGASVSEKLMEKL, encoded by the coding sequence ATGAAACACAAAGGCGCAATTCTTATTGCAATAGGAGTGCTGGCCCTTGCGGTTATGATATCCCTCATAGGGCCCGGAGAGATTGAGGAAGCCCTACGGAAGGCGAACCCCCTCTATGTAATCATGGCAGTTGCCCTGGAATTCATAATCCTAGGACTCTTCACCGTGAGGTGGGCCCTTACCATGGGGGCTGTTTCAATAAACATAAGAAAAAGGCACCTATTTCCGATGCTGCTTGTGGGCATGGCCATAAATAACCTCACGCCAAGCGCAAGGGGTGGGGGTGAACCTGTAAGGGCCTACATACTTGGAAAATACTCCAGGGCTTCAATGGAGGCTGCCTTTGCAACTGTGATAGCAGACAGGGGTCTTGACACATTTCCATTTATCTTTCTGGCCATACTTACCATAGTCGCAATAGTCCTCTACTTTGAACTTTCACCATGGATAGTGGCTGCACTTATAGTTTCGGTTATAATAATAACCGCGGCTTTCTTTTTGGCTCTCTACATATCCATTGACAGGGAATCCGGTGAGAGAATACTTGGCTGGGTACTTGGCATTGTAAGGAGATTCTACAGAAAGAACTATGAAAAACTTGAAAAAAGGCTAAGGAATGCGCTCAGGGAATTTCAGAGTACCATGAGGATAATGCTGGCTGATAAGAGAGTGTTGCTGTATGGAATACCACTTTCATTCATCCTGTGGCTCCTTGAGATCATAAGGGTATACCTTGTATTTGAGGCATTTGGCACAAGCGTCTCACTTATTGTGATAGCAGAGGTTTTCATACTGGCAACACTCATTGGCATGATACCACTACTTCCAGGGGGCCTCGGCGCCGTTGATGGGGTTATGATAGTCTTTTATTCGGCAGCAGGCGTATCGCCGTCTGTCAGCGCAGCCGTAACTGTTGTTGAGAGACTCATATCCTTCTGGATGATCTCAGCAATGGGCGTGGCATCTCTACCATACTTTGGGGCGTCTGTATCTGAGAAACTGATGGAGAAACTTTAG
- a CDS encoding sensor histidine kinase has protein sequence MLERVFLTDKLHDEKMYENLVEEIRSSPDYLNLLLESSEPWILQDINGFILDLSNSFADRLGYDPDNLRGRYLPTLRAIPLIQKSGLRIILDRLAEEPRPCTTIMEFMDADGRDVPLELSFRPLELSGQDFILVTARDASEKLNEVAELRRTISELRNTINGLYRQIDRNLQLITSIVNLQFPYIKDRDDYELLRDTQNRLRSIRKAYEKFIHEGSFEAINFAGYARSIVSGILSTYSPEPGNVRLEMYFEDAEMGLDLAVPLGMILSELLSNSFRHAFADGQDGKIRAVFRNKDDHYMLEVRDNGRGFPEDVDFENADSLGLQLVRSLLNQIEANVDYRLSPGTCFRIKVLKPAEGE, from the coding sequence ATGCTTGAAAGGGTTTTCTTAACCGATAAGTTACACGACGAAAAAATGTATGAGAACCTCGTGGAGGAGATACGTTCATCACCGGATTACCTCAACCTTCTCCTGGAATCTTCTGAACCCTGGATATTACAGGATATAAATGGTTTCATACTTGACCTGAGCAATTCCTTCGCTGATAGGCTGGGGTATGATCCCGATAATCTGAGGGGGAGGTACCTTCCAACGTTGAGGGCTATTCCACTCATTCAGAAGTCCGGGCTAAGGATAATACTTGACCGCCTGGCTGAGGAACCCCGCCCATGCACCACCATCATGGAGTTCATGGACGCGGATGGCAGGGATGTACCCCTTGAACTGAGCTTCAGACCCCTGGAGCTATCAGGCCAGGATTTCATCCTTGTAACTGCAAGGGATGCTTCAGAAAAGCTTAATGAGGTGGCTGAGCTCCGTAGAACGATATCTGAACTGAGGAATACAATAAATGGCCTCTACCGGCAGATCGACAGGAACCTTCAGCTTATTACAAGCATAGTTAATCTTCAGTTCCCATATATAAAGGACAGGGATGATTATGAGCTCCTCAGGGATACCCAGAATCGTCTAAGGTCAATAAGGAAAGCTTATGAGAAGTTTATTCATGAGGGATCCTTTGAGGCAATAAACTTTGCAGGCTACGCCCGGAGCATTGTTTCAGGGATTCTAAGCACATACTCACCTGAACCTGGAAATGTGAGACTTGAGATGTACTTTGAGGATGCTGAAATGGGTCTTGACCTGGCGGTACCCCTTGGAATGATACTCTCAGAGCTACTATCCAACAGCTTCAGACACGCATTCGCCGATGGGCAGGATGGAAAGATAAGGGCTGTTTTCAGGAATAAGGATGATCATTACATGCTTGAGGTCAGGGACAATGGTCGCGGGTTCCCTGAGGACGTGGACTTTGAGAATGCAGATTCCCTGGGTCTGCAGCTTGTAAGAAGTCTACTGAACCAGATAGAGGCAAACGTGGATTACAGGCTCTCACCTGGAACATGTTTCAGGATAAAGGTACTGAAGCCCGCTGAAGGTGAATGA
- the fhcD gene encoding formylmethanofuran--tetrahydromethanopterin N-formyltransferase, giving the protein MEINGVEIEDTFAEAFGIKVSRVLVTAATKKLAKIAATEATGYGTSVIGCPAEAGIDCYVPPEETPDGRPGYVIMICNPSKKNLDHELLERIGMGILTAPTTAVFDALDDEDEKLNVGFKLKFFGDGYEKELEIDGRKIHSIPIMSGDFLIESEFGIKDGVAGGNFFIMGDSQASALLAAQAAVDAIAAVEGTVTPFPGGVVASGSKVGSNKYKFLNASTNEKMCVTLKDEVEGSEIPENVNGVYEIVIDGVNEEAVREAMKEGIKAACTVPGIIKISAGNYGGNLGAYQIKLHDLF; this is encoded by the coding sequence ATGGAGATAAATGGTGTTGAAATAGAGGATACATTTGCGGAGGCCTTCGGTATCAAGGTTTCAAGGGTTCTTGTAACCGCAGCAACCAAAAAACTTGCAAAGATAGCTGCAACCGAGGCAACAGGTTACGGTACATCTGTTATAGGGTGCCCTGCAGAGGCAGGTATAGACTGCTACGTTCCACCAGAGGAGACACCCGATGGGAGACCTGGATACGTAATAATGATCTGCAACCCATCAAAGAAGAACCTGGACCATGAGCTCCTTGAAAGGATAGGTATGGGTATACTGACAGCCCCAACAACTGCAGTATTCGATGCTCTCGATGACGAGGACGAGAAACTCAATGTGGGATTCAAGCTCAAGTTCTTTGGGGATGGGTACGAGAAGGAACTTGAAATCGACGGAAGAAAGATCCACTCAATCCCGATAATGTCAGGTGACTTCCTCATTGAAAGTGAATTTGGAATAAAGGATGGGGTTGCAGGTGGAAACTTCTTCATCATGGGTGACAGTCAGGCATCAGCCCTCCTGGCGGCCCAGGCAGCAGTGGATGCGATAGCCGCAGTTGAAGGCACGGTAACACCATTCCCTGGCGGTGTGGTGGCTTCAGGTTCAAAGGTTGGATCAAACAAGTACAAGTTTCTCAACGCCTCAACCAATGAGAAGATGTGCGTAACCCTCAAAGATGAGGTTGAGGGCAGCGAGATACCTGAAAATGTCAATGGGGTATATGAGATAGTTATAGACGGTGTCAACGAAGAGGCTGTAAGGGAGGCGATGAAGGAAGGTATAAAGGCCGCATGCACCGTTCCGGGCATAATTAAGATAAGTGCAGGGAACTACGGCGGCAACCTTGGAGCATACCAGATCAAACTCCACGACCTCTTCTAA